From a single Leopardus geoffroyi isolate Oge1 chromosome E1, O.geoffroyi_Oge1_pat1.0, whole genome shotgun sequence genomic region:
- the LOC123604575 gene encoding CMRF35-like molecule 7 isoform X3, whose amino-acid sequence MPLLLVLLLSLPGCLSIQGPKSVRGLEGGSVTVRCDYKPRWETYRKWWCRGAYWELCRILVQTTGSQLEVKRDRVSIGDNQSHHFLTVTMEKVRQDDTDTYWCGISKSGPDLGAPIRVTIEPEGTLLTTLASMLSRRTTSGRAGVSSVSYSSLGTSDLQLPAHVLLCQLQQSS is encoded by the exons ATGCCGCTGCTGCTAGTTCTTCTTCTCAGCCTCCCAG GTTGCCTCTCCATCCAAGGCCCAAAGTCCGTGAGGGGCTTAGAGGGCGGATCTGTGACTGTGCGGTGTGACTATAAACCAAGATGGGAGACCTATAGGAAGTGGTGGTGTCGTGGAGCATACTGGGAGTTGTGCAGGATCCTCGTTCAAACCACAGGATCACAGCTAGAAGTGAAGAGAGACCGTGTGTCCATTGGGGACAACCAGAGTCACCACTTCCTCACAGTGACCATGGAGAAAGTCAGGCAAGATGACACAGACACTTACTGGTGTGGGATCAGCAAGAGTGGACCTGACCTCGGGGCACCTATCAGAGTGACCATTGAGCCAG AGGGAACACTTCTGACCACCTTGGCGAGCATGCTATCCAGGAGAACCACCAGTGGCCGTGCAGGGGTATCGTCTGTCTCCTACAGCAG CTTAGGAACATCAGACCTACAGCTCCCTGCCCACGTCCTGCTCTGCCAGCTCCAACAGAGTTCATGA
- the LOC123604575 gene encoding CMRF35-like molecule 7 isoform X1, translating to MPLLLVLLLSLPGCLSIQGPKSVRGLEGGSVTVRCDYKPRWETYRKWWCRGAYWELCRILVQTTGSQLEVKRDRVSIGDNQSHHFLTVTMEKVRQDDTDTYWCGISKSGPDLGAPIRVTIEPEGTLLTTLASMLSRRTTSGRAGVSSVSYSRNSYILLVFVKVPILLILVGVVLWLKGLSNDSLST from the exons ATGCCGCTGCTGCTAGTTCTTCTTCTCAGCCTCCCAG GTTGCCTCTCCATCCAAGGCCCAAAGTCCGTGAGGGGCTTAGAGGGCGGATCTGTGACTGTGCGGTGTGACTATAAACCAAGATGGGAGACCTATAGGAAGTGGTGGTGTCGTGGAGCATACTGGGAGTTGTGCAGGATCCTCGTTCAAACCACAGGATCACAGCTAGAAGTGAAGAGAGACCGTGTGTCCATTGGGGACAACCAGAGTCACCACTTCCTCACAGTGACCATGGAGAAAGTCAGGCAAGATGACACAGACACTTACTGGTGTGGGATCAGCAAGAGTGGACCTGACCTCGGGGCACCTATCAGAGTGACCATTGAGCCAG AGGGAACACTTCTGACCACCTTGGCGAGCATGCTATCCAGGAGAACCACCAGTGGCCGTGCAGGGGTATCGTCTGTCTCCTACAGCAG GAACAGCTACATCCTTCTGGTGTTCGTGAAGGTGCCCATCTTGCTCATACTGGTTGGTGTTGTCCTTTGGTTGAAGGGCCTCAGTAACGACAGTCTGTCTACATGA
- the LOC123604575 gene encoding CMRF35-like molecule 7 isoform X2, giving the protein MPLLLVLLLSLPGCLSIQGPKSVRGLEGGSVTVRCDYKPRWETYRKWWCRGAYWELCRILVQTTGSQLEVKRDRVSIGDNQSHHFLTVTMEKVRQDDTDTYWCGISKSGPDLGAPIRVTIEPVMESNYAAILKTQQQGRSMGTVSRDAMPSAGAGQLPGRASRALAAHECPVCAHNL; this is encoded by the exons ATGCCGCTGCTGCTAGTTCTTCTTCTCAGCCTCCCAG GTTGCCTCTCCATCCAAGGCCCAAAGTCCGTGAGGGGCTTAGAGGGCGGATCTGTGACTGTGCGGTGTGACTATAAACCAAGATGGGAGACCTATAGGAAGTGGTGGTGTCGTGGAGCATACTGGGAGTTGTGCAGGATCCTCGTTCAAACCACAGGATCACAGCTAGAAGTGAAGAGAGACCGTGTGTCCATTGGGGACAACCAGAGTCACCACTTCCTCACAGTGACCATGGAGAAAGTCAGGCAAGATGACACAGACACTTACTGGTGTGGGATCAGCAAGAGTGGACCTGACCTCGGGGCACCTATCAGAGTGACCATTGAGCCAG TGATGGAAAGCAACTATGCTGCAATTCTGAAGACTCAGCAGCAAGGGAGAAGCATGGGGACTGTATCCAGAGACGCAATGCCCAGTGCAGGGGCAGGGCAGCTCCCGGGGAGGGCTAGCAGGGCACTAGCCGCGCACGAGTGCCCTGTCTGTGCCCATAACTTGTGA
- the LOC123604582 gene encoding CMRF35-like molecule 6: MTLGNGRAWLPTALLLLQVPGSTEAPSIMRSTSPPGLHKTLPAPTGSTAIQQETPSPSRHPGSLLSSIYFLFLVFLEVPLLLSMLSVVLWVTRPQRGSGGRAESA, translated from the exons ATGACCCTGGGGAATGGGAGGGCATGGCTGCCTACAGCTCTACTCCTTCTACAGGTCCCAG GCTCCACTGAAGCCCCCAGCATCATGAGGTCCACCAGCCCCCCAGGCCTTCACAAGACCCTGCCAGCACCCACGGGGAGCACTGCGATCCAACAAGAGACCCCCAGTCCCAGCCGACATCCGGG GTCCCTGCTCAGCAGCATCTACTTCTTGTTCCTGGTCTTCCTGGAGGTGCCCCTGCTTCTAAGCATGCTCAGTGTGGTCCTCTGGGTGACCAGACCTCAGAGGGGCTCTGGGGGACGGGCGGAGTCAGCCTGA
- the LOC123604563 gene encoding protein CD300H-like isoform X1 has translation MWLPSALLLLSVPGFSSLSGPSTVTGTEGGSLSVQCRYEEKYKAFTKYWCRQPCLLLWNQMVETRGSEGEVRSGRVSIVDHSADLTFTVTFENLTTDDAGKYRCGIATILREEGLNGFLPDLFFQVQVFVSPRSLPDRVHFLLLIFLKVPLLLIMLSAVLWVNRPQWAICGKHSQPDDHGLQPSLPIDILSRDITVQTTEGGTSAPKLYFSSHFIAKNL, from the exons GCTTCTCATCTCTGAGTGGCCCCAGCACTGTGACAGGCACCGAGGGGGGATCCCTGAGCGTGCAGTGCCGGTATGAGGAGAAATACAAGGCATTTACCAAATACTGGTGCCGACAACCATGCTTGCTACTTTGGAACCAGATGGTGGAGACCAGAGGGTCTGAGGGAGAGGTGCGGAGTGGCCGTGTGTCCATCGTGGACCATTCTGCAGACCTCACCTTCACAGTGACCTTCGAGAACCTCACTACAGATGATGCAGGGAAATACAGATGTGGGATCGCGACAATACTGCGGGAAGAAGGACTCAATGGCTTCCTGCCTGACCTCTTTTTCCAGGTTCAAGTGTTTGTTTCCCCCAG GTCCCTGCCTGACCGCGTCCACTTCCTGCTCCTCATATTCCTGAAGGTGCCCCTGCTTCTGATTATGCTCAGTGCCGTCCTCTGGGTGAACAGGCCTCAGTGGGCAATTTGTGGGAAACACAGTCAGCCTGATGACCACGGCCTACAGCCCTCCTTGCCCATCGATATCCTGTCCAGAGACATCACTGTTCAGACTACAGAAGGAGGAACTTCTGCCCCCaaactttatttctcttctcacttTATTGCCAAAAACTTGTAA
- the LOC123604563 gene encoding protein CD300H-like isoform X2 — translation MWLPSALLLLSVPGFSSLSGPSTVTGTEGGSLSVQCRYEEKYKAFTKYWCRQPCLLLWNQMVETRGSEGEVRSGRVSIVDHSADLTFTVTFENLTTDDAGKYRCGIATILREEGLNGFLPDLFFQVQVFVSPSLHDSLQQQEHCDIGTSNVPGSEHRSSQHQGPCLTASTSCSSYS, via the exons GCTTCTCATCTCTGAGTGGCCCCAGCACTGTGACAGGCACCGAGGGGGGATCCCTGAGCGTGCAGTGCCGGTATGAGGAGAAATACAAGGCATTTACCAAATACTGGTGCCGACAACCATGCTTGCTACTTTGGAACCAGATGGTGGAGACCAGAGGGTCTGAGGGAGAGGTGCGGAGTGGCCGTGTGTCCATCGTGGACCATTCTGCAGACCTCACCTTCACAGTGACCTTCGAGAACCTCACTACAGATGATGCAGGGAAATACAGATGTGGGATCGCGACAATACTGCGGGAAGAAGGACTCAATGGCTTCCTGCCTGACCTCTTTTTCCAGGTTCAAGTGTTTGTTTCCCCCAG CCTTCACGATAGCCTCCAGCAGCAAGAGCATTGTGACATTGGGACCTCCAACGTCCCTGGTAGTGAGCACAGATCCAGCCAACACCAAG GTCCCTGCCTGACCGCGTCCACTTCCTGCTCCTCATATTCCTGA